In Candidatus Zixiibacteriota bacterium, the genomic stretch GATCGGCACAGCGGACACCAGGCCGCCGCCGAGCCCACGCCCTCCGCTTCCACCGCTTTCACCTCAGCCGGAGCTCTCGGATCCGCGGGCGCTGCTACGGGCACACGCCGCCGCGCGGACCGGCGTGGTCAGAGAGTCCGAGCCGTCATTGCCGTCTGGGGTCGATGCGCGCGTAGCTCCAGAACTTTCCCGATTTCTCGAAAGCGAACACCTCATAGGGCTGAGGGTCCGGTCCCTCCATTCCCGGAGAACCTTCCGGCATCCCGGGAACGGCGATTCCGGCAATCGGAGGCCGCTCCGAAAGCAGACGCTTGATGATGTCCGCGGGAACGTGCCCCTCGACGACATACCCCCCGATCAGCGCCGTATGGCACGAATAGAGCTTTTCCGGAACGCCGTACTTGATCTTGATGCGCTGCAGCTCTTTTCCTTCGGCCGGCTTCTTCTCCACGCTCATGCCGTTCTTTTGCAGGTGCCCGACCCACCCGCTGCAACACCCTCAGGTCGGGCTCGCGTAAACCGTGATCGCGGCGGGCCTGGAGCGTGACGACGTTTGCGCCCAGACGGCG encodes the following:
- a CDS encoding DUF411 domain-containing protein, whose translation is MSVEKKPAEGKELQRIKIKYGVPEKLYSCHTALIGGYVVEGHVPADIIKRLLSERPPIAGIAVPGMPEGSPGMEGPDPQPYEVFAFEKSGKFWSYARIDPRRQ